Part of the Pseudomonas sp. ADAK13 genome is shown below.
GCATGCAGCGCACGATCGGCTGGGCACCGAGCCAGTTATTCATGCTGGCGCAGGTGATGCCGGCGGCGATGGACACCACCAGTTGATGGGGCTTGAGGCTGGGGCGCAGGCTTTCGCACACGGCTTTCATGGCTTGTGGCTTGACCGCCAGCACCACCACATCAACGCCTTCAATCGCTTGTGCGTTGTCGGCGAAGGTTTCGATACCGTGCTCGGCGCTGACGCGGGCACGGGTGTCGGCGCCCGGGTCGCTGGCGCGAATCTGTTGTGCTTCCAGGCCCTTGGCCCGCAGGCCGCCGATCAGGCTGGCCGCCATGTTACCGGCGCCGATAAAGGCAATACGCGTGTTGCTCATGACAGGTCCTTACTCAGATGGATGTCAGCCATTTCACGGCTGGCCGTAGTCGCGGGCACCAAACAGGGCGGTACCGATCCGCACCCAGGTGGCCCCTTGGGCGATGGCCGACTCAAGGTCATGGCTCATGCCCATGGAAAGTGTGTCGAGCGGCAGGTTCAGGCTCGCCTGCAGGTCTCGCACGGTGGCGAAGGCGGCGTCCTGCTCGGCACGGTCGTCGGTCGGCTCGGGGATCGCCATCAAACCGCGCAGCTTCAGGCGCGGCAGGGCGCTGATGGCTTCGGCCAGGGCGGGCAGGTCGGCGGGTGTACAGCCGGACTTGCTGGCTTCGCCACTGACATTGACCTGGATGCAGATATTCAGCGGTGGCAGGTCAGCCGGGCGTTGCTCGGACAGGCGTTGTGCGATTTTCAGGCGGTCCACGGAATGCACCCAGGCGAAGTTCTCGGCGATCGCACGAGTCTTGTTCGATTGAATGGGGCCGATGAAGTGCCAACTCAAGGGCAGGTCGGTTAATTCGGCCTGTTTGCCCAAGGCTTCCTG
Proteins encoded:
- a CDS encoding YggS family pyridoxal phosphate-dependent enzyme, which encodes MSTIADNISLVSERIRAAAEASQRDASSVHLLAVSKTKPAHAVREAHAAGMRDFGENYLQEALGKQAELTDLPLSWHFIGPIQSNKTRAIAENFAWVHSVDRLKIAQRLSEQRPADLPPLNICIQVNVSGEASKSGCTPADLPALAEAISALPRLKLRGLMAIPEPTDDRAEQDAAFATVRDLQASLNLPLDTLSMGMSHDLESAIAQGATWVRIGTALFGARDYGQP